In the genome of Pseudoliparis swirei isolate HS2019 ecotype Mariana Trench chromosome 3, NWPU_hadal_v1, whole genome shotgun sequence, one region contains:
- the LOC130190918 gene encoding choline-phosphate cytidylyltransferase B-like isoform X1, whose amino-acid sequence MAGKRRGRGGGVQHQQAPQRQRRGPPQALREPAAFAKSTGFESEIPHDKLTIAQARRGTPAHRPVRVYADGIFDLFHSGHARALMQAKNVFPNTYLIVGVCSDELTHKFKGDTVMTEDERYDALRHCRYVDEVVRDAPWSLSTEFLGKHKIDFVAHDDIPYTTAGSQDVYKHIKEAGMFVATERTEGISTSDLITRIVRDYDIYVRRNLQRGYTARELNVGYINEKKYLLQEQVDKMKETVRTVEEKSKHFVYKVEEKSQDLIHKWEEKSREFIRNFLELFGPDGAWHTIQERSGRMIQALSPYSSPRGSPSSSPTRRRSVSPGSSPSSSSPSSLSPPSSPSSKKKATPASHKAASAYNEQ is encoded by the exons ATGGCGGGAAAGAGACGAGGCCGAGGCGGCGGCGTGCAGCATCAACAGGCCCCGCAGAGGCAGAGACGAGGGCCTCCCCAG GCTCTGCGGGAGCCGGCCGCTTTTGCCAAGTCTACCGGTTTTGAATCAGAGATCCCTCATGACAAGTTGACCATCGCCCAAGCGCGAAGAGGCACACCAG CTCATCGTCCGGTGAGAGTCTACGCCGATGGTATCTTTGATCTTTTCCATTCTGGGCATGCTCGAGCCCTGATGCAGGCAAAAAACGTTTTCCCAAACACCTACCTGATAGTAGGAG tCTGCAGTGACGAACTCACCCACAAGTTCAAGGGCGACACGGTGATGACCGAGGACGAGCGCTACGACGCCCTGAGGCACTGCCGCTACGTGGACGAGGTGGTGCGCGACGCCCCCTGGTCCCTTTCCACAGAGTTCCTCGGGAAgcacaag ATCGACTTCGTGGCCCACGATGACATCCCGTATACCACGGCTGGATCGCAGGACGTGTATAAGCACATCAAGGAAGCAG GGATGTTCGTGGCCACCGAGAGGACAGAAGGCATCTCCACCTCCGATCTGATCACCCGTATCGTCCGAGACTACGACATCTACGTTCGACGCAACCTGCAGAGAGGCTACACGGCGCGAGAACTCAACGTCGGATACATTAAT GAGAAGAAATACCTGCTCCAGGAACAGGTGGACAAGATGAAAGAGACGGTCCGTACGGTGGAGGAAAAGTCCAAACACTTCGTctacaaggtggaggagaagagccAAGACCTCATCCACAAGTGGGAGGAAAAGTCGAGAGAATTCATCAGAAACTTCCTGGAGCTTTTCGGACCGGATGGCGCCTGG CATACCATTCAGGAGCGCAGCGGGCGCATGATCCAGGCCCTGTCCCCGTACTCGTCGCCCCGAGGCTCCCCGAGCAGCAGTCCCACCAGGAGACGCTCGGTTTCTCCCGGCTCCTCgccttcctcttcatccccctcctctctctcccctccttcctccccctcctcaaaGAAAAAGGCCACGCCAGCCTCTCACAAAGCGGCCTCCGCGTACAATGAGCAGTGA
- the LOC130190918 gene encoding choline-phosphate cytidylyltransferase B-like isoform X2 — translation MAGKRRGRGGGVQHQQAPQRQRRGPPQALREPAAFAKSTGFESEIPHDKLTIAQARRGTPVCSDELTHKFKGDTVMTEDERYDALRHCRYVDEVVRDAPWSLSTEFLGKHKIDFVAHDDIPYTTAGSQDVYKHIKEAGMFVATERTEGISTSDLITRIVRDYDIYVRRNLQRGYTARELNVGYINEKKYLLQEQVDKMKETVRTVEEKSKHFVYKVEEKSQDLIHKWEEKSREFIRNFLELFGPDGAWHTIQERSGRMIQALSPYSSPRGSPSSSPTRRRSVSPGSSPSSSSPSSLSPPSSPSSKKKATPASHKAASAYNEQ, via the exons ATGGCGGGAAAGAGACGAGGCCGAGGCGGCGGCGTGCAGCATCAACAGGCCCCGCAGAGGCAGAGACGAGGGCCTCCCCAG GCTCTGCGGGAGCCGGCCGCTTTTGCCAAGTCTACCGGTTTTGAATCAGAGATCCCTCATGACAAGTTGACCATCGCCCAAGCGCGAAGAGGCACACCAG tCTGCAGTGACGAACTCACCCACAAGTTCAAGGGCGACACGGTGATGACCGAGGACGAGCGCTACGACGCCCTGAGGCACTGCCGCTACGTGGACGAGGTGGTGCGCGACGCCCCCTGGTCCCTTTCCACAGAGTTCCTCGGGAAgcacaag ATCGACTTCGTGGCCCACGATGACATCCCGTATACCACGGCTGGATCGCAGGACGTGTATAAGCACATCAAGGAAGCAG GGATGTTCGTGGCCACCGAGAGGACAGAAGGCATCTCCACCTCCGATCTGATCACCCGTATCGTCCGAGACTACGACATCTACGTTCGACGCAACCTGCAGAGAGGCTACACGGCGCGAGAACTCAACGTCGGATACATTAAT GAGAAGAAATACCTGCTCCAGGAACAGGTGGACAAGATGAAAGAGACGGTCCGTACGGTGGAGGAAAAGTCCAAACACTTCGTctacaaggtggaggagaagagccAAGACCTCATCCACAAGTGGGAGGAAAAGTCGAGAGAATTCATCAGAAACTTCCTGGAGCTTTTCGGACCGGATGGCGCCTGG CATACCATTCAGGAGCGCAGCGGGCGCATGATCCAGGCCCTGTCCCCGTACTCGTCGCCCCGAGGCTCCCCGAGCAGCAGTCCCACCAGGAGACGCTCGGTTTCTCCCGGCTCCTCgccttcctcttcatccccctcctctctctcccctccttcctccccctcctcaaaGAAAAAGGCCACGCCAGCCTCTCACAAAGCGGCCTCCGCGTACAATGAGCAGTGA
- the zdhhc20a gene encoding palmitoyltransferase ZDHHC20-A has translation MAPSHALRCCKRTVNWIPVVFINLVVGWSYYAYVVELCVYTITNNAERVCYLILFHISFAMFIWSYWKTIGSKPAGPSKVFSLPRAEKELYEQEERAETQQEILQKVAKNLPVYTFKAGKAVRYCDHCQIIKPDRCHHCSTCEKCVLKMDHHCPWVNNCVGFSNYKYFVLFLTYASLYCVVICSTIIQYFIKFWTKQLPDTPSKFHILFLFFVAALFFISILSLLSYHMWLVANNRTTIEAFRAPFFTSGQDKNGFSLGFSRNAAEVFGDQAKYWMVPVYSSQGDGQSFGTRLVHMDLKQANSILQQNGKSAADGKAGACALGNNTQYAADDSRENTDGGRTVSVTMEREP, from the exons ATGGCGCCCTCTCATGCGCTGAGGTGCTGCAAGCGGACTGTGAACTGGATACCTGTCGTGTTTATAAACCTGGTCGTCGGCTGGTCGTACTACGCGTATGTTGTGGAGCTATGCGTCT ATACAATAACAAATAATGCAGAACGAG TCTGCTATTTGATCCTCTTTCACATTTCCTTCGCCATGTTTATATGGTCCTACTGGAAAACGATCGGGTCAAAACCAGCCGGACCCTCAAAAGTA TTCAGTCTCCCCAGAGCAGAGAAGGAACTGTACGAGCAAGAGGAGCGAGCCGAGACGCAACAAGAGATTCTTCAGAAAGTGGCGAAGAATTTACCCGTCTATACGTTCAAGGCAGGAAAAG CTGTCCGATACTGCGACCACTGCCAGATTATCAAACCTGACCGCTGccaccactgctccacctgtGAGAA GTGTGTGCTGAAAATGGACCATCACTGCCCCTG ggtGAATAACTGTGTCGGATTCTCAAACTACAAGTACTTTGTGCTGTTCTTGACCTACGCCTCGCTCTACTGCGTCGTCATTTGTTCCACAATCATCCAGTATTTCATCAAATTCTGGACA AAACAGCTGCCCGACACGCCGTCCAAATTCCACATCTTGTTCCTGTTTTTCGTGGCCGCCCTGTTCTTCATCAGCATCCTGTCACTCCTCAGCTACCACATGTGGCTCGTGGCAAATAACAGGACCACTATAG AAGCTTTCCGGGCTCCCTTCTTCACAAGCGGTCAAGACAAGAACGGCTTTTCTCTGGGCTTCAGCCGGAATGCAGCCGAGGTGTTTGGAGACCAGGCGAAGTACTGGATGGTTCCTGTGTACTCGAG TCAAGGAGATGGACAATCCTTTGGCACCAGATTGGTGCACATGGATCTGAAACAAGCAAACAGTATCCTCCAGCAAAATGGCAAAAG CGCTGCCGATGGGAAGGCCGGCGCCTGTGCGCTCGGGAACAACACTCAATACGCGGCAGACGACAGCCGAGAGAACACCG ACGGAGGCCGGACCGTGTCGGTGACGATGGAGCGTGAGCCGTAG
- the LOC130191996 gene encoding organic solute transporter subunit alpha-like, whose product MEELLNGTIDPACLQEPPLALDVIRQLDVFGWCLYSVLTFMSCVSLLLYLDQCVYIYKNMSYPKKTTLIWISGAAPVIATMSCFGMWIPRAVMFTDMTSNCYFAVVVYKVLVLLIEEFGGSAGFLRRFSGKPFIIRTGPCCCCCLCLPQVPMSRRWLFFLKLGVLQYAILKTILSILSIVLWTNGNFDLADLEITGTAIWINPFIGVLTIISLWPVAIVFINTNGFLRDLNIMPKYALYQLILVLSQLQTSIINILAMDGTIACAPPFSSVARGSMLNQQILIVEMFIITVVNQHLYRRTYDDLSPEVQDNDKNDAEVALKTTLVEHDV is encoded by the exons ATGGAGGAGCTCCTCAATGGCACCATCGATCCGGCCTGTTTGCAGGAGCCCCCGCTGGCCCTGGACGTGATAAGGC AGCTGGATGTGTTTGGGTGGTGCCTGTACTCGGTGCTCACCTTCATGTCCTGCGTCTCCCTGCTGCTGTACCTGGACCAGTGCGtctatatttataaaaacatgtCCTACCCCAAGAAGACCACCCTCATCTGGATCAGTGGCGCCGCACCA GTCATTGCCACCATGTCTTGTTTTGGGATGTGGATCCCGAGGGCCGTGATGTTCACGGACATGACGTCAAACTG tTATTTTGCAGTCGTGGTGTATAAGGTCTTGGTTCTGCTCATCGAAGAGTTCGGGGGCAGCGCTGGTTTCCTCCGGCGGTTTTCAGGTAAACCGTTCATCATCCGCACCGgaccgtgctgctgctgctgcctctgtcTACCCCAAGTGCCCATGTCACG gcGGTGGTTGTTCTTCCTGAAGTTGGGCGTTCTCCAGTACGCCATCCTGAAGAcgatcctctccatcctctccatcgTGTTGTGGACAAACGGCAACTTTGATCTCGCCGAc cTAGAGATCACGGGCACGGCCATTTGGATTAACCCGTTCATCGGCGTCCTAACCATCATCTCCCTTTGGCCCGTTGCCATCGTCTTCATAAACACCAACGGCTTCCTGCGCGACCTCAACATCATGCCCAAATACGCCCTCTACCAG CTCATACTTGTCCTGAGTCAGCTGCAGACGTCAATCATTAACATCCTGGCAATGGATGGGACCATCGCCTGTGCCCCCCCCTTCTCTTCTGTGGCCCGAGGCTCCA TGCTGAATCAGCAGATACTCATCGTGGAGATGTTCATCATCACCGTGGTCAATCAGCATTTGTACCGTCGAACCTACGACGACCTTTCGCCCGAGGTTCAGGACAACGACAAGAATGACGCCGAAGTCGCCCTGAAGACGACGCTGGTGGAGCACGACGTCTGA
- the si:ch211-244c8.4 gene encoding proline-rich protein 36, which produces MDPPPPCESQSRGKIRKGFKLFGKRKPGNIFSLRSKKDDNGTSSSSPAIRSNGADGLPPDSEQRREKENGREVSRGEREQAEDELLGEDGAPAANAAARASVSSAGSAKSLGFLLLLRGGRRGAEDRRVRTASRPAGRHRHRRGLKGLFGSVKFRSKDKEEGEEEAPPPSPLLMSSRANSVEIIKEDLPLTPKSRPRSLDSLEIESWVPDESGAAAGDERRGDERPPPLEPGENSLSCLLADISSLLTFDSITGGGDIMADVEAEWGKASSPVRGGGGDGDFAALPTSYVSKPFISTPMTSFSVGTATKPRPVAVPATASTQSFAAPSRDSPPLADSTPPSGVTIKSTAGATNPSTAPSTSADLSAPVISLPSLSSISPATAAPPNTPAAAVKAPPVSSTLTCAARKPSSEVAAPPRALTSVSKTVSVAAPTPAPAQPPPVTRSGPAPVAFTQPPSAKLDSPNYLNLRPSTSDKPSLSLAAGDSQPPVTASPPSSSGPVPPSKASATPSGSGPAALSKPTLTSSPMDSYKTPPPPVSAPDKYPSSSQPCSASVPTPSSFSFDRIPAVTKLIPAPASLDKTAPVPTPAPPPTTVMTACPTPPAHIPVSQSKAPPAPAHITSSVSKDPPAQMQVSQTKAPPVTPQIPMYESNDLPAPVKMQVPQSKAPPPPAQIPISVSKDPFAQMQVPQSKAPPPPAQISISVSKDPFAQMQVPQSKAPPPLAQIPISVSKDPFAQMQVPQSKAPPPPAQIPISVSKDPFAQMQVPQSKAPPPPAQIQISVSKDPFAQMQVPQSKAPPPPAQIPISVSKDPFAQMQVPQSKAPPPPAQIPISVSKDPFAQMQVPQSKAPPPPAQIPISVSKDPFAQMQVPQSKAPPPPAQIPVCISTGLPALVPIPVSASKDPPHSITLSQSKAPPPSPSPSPVTSPLSPPWWSEAPASAKTRQASVDEQPISPSGTCFPPGGRAALSEESRTSLQGQSRERRLPQAKASGLSKIPVVGGEGSQAAGAGRSPRRRRGVPGPADHPRARRRREAPPLPVT; this is translated from the coding sequence ATGGACCCCCCGCCGCCCTGTGAATCCCAGTCGAGGGGGAAAATCCGGAAAGGATTCAAGCTGTTTGGAAAACGCAAGCCGGGCAACATATTTTCCCTGCGAAGCAAAAAGGACGACAACGGCACGTCGTCGTCGTCGCCCGCCATCAGGAGCAACGGCGCCGATGGATTACCGCCGGACTCGGAGCAGCGGCGAGAGAAGGAAAACGGGCGGGAGGTGAGtcggggagagagggagcaggccGAGGACGAGCTGCTGGGGGAAGACGGCGCGCCGGCCGCCAACGCCGCCGCTCGCGCCTCCGTCTCTTCGGCCGGCTCGGCCAAGTCCCTCGGCTTCCTGTTGTTGCTGAGGGGAGGCCGGAGGGGGGCCGAGGACCGCCGGGTCCGCACGGCGTCCCGGCCCGCGGGgcgccaccgccaccgccgcgGCCTGAAGGGTCTCTTCGGCAGCGTCAAGTTCCGATCGAAAGATAAAGAGGAAGGCGAAGAAGAAGCCCCGCCTCCGAGCCCGCTGCTCATGTCCTCGCGCGCCAACAGCGTGGAGATCATCAAAGAGGACCTGCCGCTCACCCCCAAGTCACGCCCCCGCTCTCTGGACAGCCTCGAGATCGAGAGCTGGGTGCCCGACGAGAGCGGCGCGGCGGCGGGCGACGAGCGTCGAGGCGACGAGCGTCCGCCGCCGCTGGAGCCCGGGGAGAACAGCCTGAGCTGCTTGCTGGCCGACATCTCCTCTCTGCTGACCTTCGACTCGATCACGGGCGGCGGAGACATCATGGCCGACGTGGAGGCGGAGTGGGGGAAAGCCAGCAGTCCCgtccgcggcggcggcggcgacggcgACTTCGCGGCGCTGCCCACATCTTACGTCTCCAAACCCTTCATCTCAACTCCAATGACCTCTTTCTCCGTCGGCACGGCGACGAAACCGCGTCCCGTCGCCGTCCCCGCGACGGCCTCGACCCAATCGTTCGCTGCCCCGAGCCGGGACTCTCCTCCGCTCGCAGACTCCACGCCTCCGTCTGGAGTTACGATCAAATCGACCGCAGGCGCGACGAACCCCTCGACCGCCCCTTCGACTTCGGCGGACCTTTCGGCCCCGGTGATATCTCTCCCTTCGCTGAGCTCCATCTCTCCTGCCACCGCGGCTCCACCCAACACGCCGGCCGCCGCCGTCAAGGCTCCCCCCGTGAGCTCGACTCTCACCTGTGCGGCGAGAAAACCGTCTTCAGAGGTCGCGGCGCCTCCTCGAGCGTTGACCTCGGTGAGTAAAACCGTCTCTGTCGCCGCTCCAACCCCGGCACCGGCTCAACCTCCACCGGTGACCCGGAGCGGCCCCGCCCCGGTTGCTTTTACTCAACCTCCGTCTGCTAAATTGGATTCGCCGAACTATTTGAACCTGCGACCTTCCACTTCCGACAAACCTTCCTTGAGTTTAGCCGCAGGAGACTCTCAACCCCCGGTGACGGCATCGCCACCTTCCTCTTCCGGACCGGTTCCCCCCTCGAAGGCGTCAGCTACGCCCTCGGGCTCGGGACCCGCGGCCCTCTCCAAACCTACGCTCACCTCGAGCCCGATGGACTCCTACaagaccccgcccccccccgtgAGCGCTCCCGATAAGTAcccttcctcctcccagccCTGCTCTGCGTCCGTCCCGACTCCATCTTCCTTTTCATTCGATAGGATTCCTGCCGTGACGAAACTTATTCCCGCACCGGCCTCATTAGATAAGACGGCCCCTGTTCCcacaccggccccgccccccaccactGTTATGACAGCGTGCCCAACACCTCCGGCTCACATCCCAGTCTCTCAATCTAAAGCCCCTCCTGCACCGGCTCATATCACAAGTTCTGTATCTAAAGATCCACCTGCTCAGATGCAAGTATCTCAAACTAAAGCCCCTCCTGTCACCCCTCAAATCCCAATGTATGAGTCTAATGATCTGCCAGCTCCTGTTAAAATGCAAGTTCCTCAATCtaaagcccctcctcctccggctcagATTCCAATTTCTGTATCTAAAGATCCATTTGCTCAAATGCAAGTTCCTCAGTCtaaagcccctcctcctccggctcagATCTCAATTTCTGTATCTAAAGATCCATTTGCTCAAATGCAAGTTCCTCAGTCtaaagcccctcctcctctggctcagATCCCAATTTCTGTATCTAAAGATCCATTTGCTCAAATGCAAGTTCCTCAGTCtaaagcccctcctcctccggctcagATCCCAATTTCCGTATCTAAAGATCCATTTGCTCAAATGCAAGTTCCTCAATCtaaagcccctcctcctccggctcagATCCAAATTTCTGTATCTAAAGATCCATTTGCTCAAATGCAAGTTCCTCAGTCtaaagcccctcctcctccggctcagATCCCAATTTCTGTATCTAAAGATCCATTTGCTCAAATGCAAGTTCCTCAGTCtaaagcccctcctcctccggctcagATCCCAATTTCCGTATCTAAAGATCCATTTGCTCAAATGCAAGTTCCTCAATCtaaagcccctcctcctccggctcagATTCCAATTTCTGTATCTAAAGATCCATTTGCTCAAATGCAAGTTCCTCAGTCtaaagcccctcctcctccggctcagATCCCAGTGTGTATCTCTACTGGCCTTCCTGCCCTAGTTCCCATCCCAGTGTCTGCATCTAAAGACCCTCCACATTCGATCACACTCTCTCAATctaaagccccgcccccttcccctTCCCCTAGCCCCGtcacctctcctctttcccctccCTGGTGGAGCGAGGCCCCGGCCTCTGCTAAAACGAGACAGGCATCGGTGGACGAGCAACCGATCAGTCCGAGCGGCACGtgttttcccccggggggccgGGCCGCGCTGTCGGAAGAGTCACGCACAAGTCTCCAGGGCCAATCGCGAGAGAGAAGGTTACCACAAGCAAAGGCATCGGGCCTGAGCAAAATACCTGTCGTCGGAGGGGAGGGCAGTCAAGCCGCCGGCGCGGGACGGTCACCACGTCGACGACGAGGCGTGCCGGGCCCCGCCGACCACCCCCGTGctcgaagaagaagagaggcccCCCCGCTTCCCGTCACATGA